A portion of the Celeribacter baekdonensis genome contains these proteins:
- a CDS encoding ComF family protein yields MQTLAKLIYPAQCLTCDEMIEVARGLCPKCWSHTPFIVDPPCDACGRPLIGEAQEGDLCDDCRANPRLWDRGRAAMLYAENGRSMVLKFKHGDRTDLARSAGAWLAQAATPLVCEDTLVAPVPLHWLRVLQRRYNQSALLAAQVSKLHGLDYCPDLLRRPVATRKLDGMTADQRHETVSGAIKVTPKRAKRIAGRHVLLIDDVMTTGATLTQCARVCLEAGASHISIAVLARVAREV; encoded by the coding sequence ATGCAAACACTGGCCAAGCTGATCTACCCGGCACAATGCCTCACCTGCGACGAAATGATCGAGGTGGCGCGTGGATTATGCCCAAAATGCTGGTCTCACACGCCGTTTATTGTCGATCCGCCCTGCGACGCTTGCGGCCGTCCTTTGATTGGTGAGGCGCAGGAGGGTGATCTTTGCGATGACTGTCGCGCCAATCCGCGTCTGTGGGATCGGGGGCGGGCCGCGATGTTATATGCGGAGAATGGCCGGTCGATGGTTTTGAAGTTTAAACATGGCGACCGCACCGATCTTGCGCGTTCTGCGGGGGCATGGCTGGCACAGGCGGCTACGCCTCTGGTGTGTGAGGATACGCTTGTGGCTCCGGTGCCTCTCCATTGGCTGCGCGTTCTTCAACGTCGTTATAATCAGTCCGCCTTGTTGGCGGCCCAAGTGTCGAAGCTTCATGGATTAGACTATTGTCCAGATCTATTGCGCCGACCTGTTGCGACTCGAAAATTGGATGGGATGACTGCCGATCAACGGCATGAAACCGTGTCGGGAGCGATCAAAGTCACGCCAAAGCGTGCCAAGCGGATTGCCGGTCGGCATGTGCTTTTGATCGACGATGTTATGACGACTGGCGCGACTTTGACGCAATGCGCACGCGTTTGTCTTGAGGCCGGTGCGTCCCATATTTCAATCGCGGTACTGGCCCGCGTTGCCAGAGAGGTCTAA
- a CDS encoding methyltransferase domain-containing protein: protein MVNKPFTSPAIVTGFPELWSKWFPKARVIADDDVLDLEPGAHDLVIHAMSLHWANDPVGQLIQCNRALKPDGLMIAAFFGDQTLHELRACLGQAETALLGGLSPRILPMGELRDLGALLQRASFALPVADKSPRTVTYPDLKKLVTDLRAMGESNALSARHMAPSPKALFDLTEHLYQTHFVQDDRLVATFDLVFLTGWAPDESQPKPLMPGSAKHRLADALQAQEFKLPTEANS, encoded by the coding sequence ATGGTTAATAAACCGTTTACATCGCCAGCGATTGTCACCGGTTTCCCCGAGCTGTGGTCAAAATGGTTCCCCAAGGCACGCGTCATTGCCGATGACGATGTGCTCGACTTGGAACCGGGCGCGCATGATTTGGTGATCCACGCCATGTCCCTGCATTGGGCTAATGATCCCGTTGGTCAGCTCATCCAGTGCAATCGCGCGCTCAAACCCGATGGCTTGATGATCGCGGCCTTTTTCGGCGACCAAACACTGCACGAATTGCGCGCCTGTTTGGGTCAGGCGGAAACCGCGCTTTTGGGTGGGCTGTCGCCACGCATTTTGCCGATGGGGGAGCTGCGTGATCTGGGTGCGCTATTGCAACGCGCCTCTTTTGCTCTGCCCGTGGCGGATAAAAGTCCGCGCACTGTGACCTATCCCGATCTGAAAAAACTCGTCACCGATCTGCGCGCTATGGGCGAAAGCAATGCCCTGAGCGCACGACACATGGCGCCAAGCCCAAAGGCGCTTTTTGATCTCACTGAGCATCTCTATCAGACTCATTTTGTACAAGACGATCGGCTTGTGGCGACCTTTGATTTGGTGTTTCTCACGGGCTGGGCCCCGGATGAAAGCCAGCCGAAACCACTGATGCCCGGCTCCGCCAAACACCGCCTGGCAGACGCGCTTCAGGCGCAGGAATTTAAGCTGCCCACAGAGGCCAACTCTTGA
- the hemH gene encoding ferrochelatase produces MNSNAADATCPMHAQTDHPKVPKQKIGVLLSNLGTPDATDYWSMRRYLNEFLSDQRVIDYPKWKWQPILQGIILTFRPSKSGAAYRSIWNNEANESPLMTITKEQTAAIKAALAEEFGDEVMVDFCMRYGNPSTKSKVQKLASEGCSKILFFPLYPQYAGATVATANDEFFRALMEENWQPAARTVPPYFDDPAYVDALAQSIERAYEAAEKKPDILICSYHGLPERYLKEGGDPYHCQCRKTTRLLKERLCWDDTQIMTTFQSKFGPEEWLQPYTVEEVARQAEAGNKRIAVCAPAFSADCIETLEEINEEIKESFEHAGGEDFLYIPCLNAEPLHIKALVDQIRKNLSGWI; encoded by the coding sequence ATGAACTCAAATGCGGCAGACGCCACATGTCCAATGCACGCTCAAACAGACCACCCCAAAGTACCGAAACAAAAAATCGGGGTCTTGCTCTCAAATTTGGGGACGCCCGACGCCACAGACTATTGGTCAATGCGCCGATATTTGAACGAGTTCCTGTCGGATCAGCGCGTGATCGACTATCCGAAATGGAAATGGCAACCAATCCTTCAAGGCATCATTTTGACCTTTAGACCATCGAAATCCGGTGCGGCGTATCGGTCGATTTGGAACAACGAGGCGAATGAAAGCCCGCTGATGACCATCACCAAAGAGCAAACGGCAGCGATCAAAGCAGCGCTTGCCGAGGAGTTTGGCGATGAGGTGATGGTTGATTTCTGTATGCGCTACGGCAACCCATCCACCAAATCAAAGGTGCAAAAACTCGCGTCTGAGGGCTGTAGCAAAATCCTGTTTTTCCCGCTTTACCCGCAATACGCCGGGGCAACCGTCGCCACCGCCAATGACGAATTTTTCCGCGCCTTGATGGAAGAAAACTGGCAACCCGCCGCGCGGACCGTGCCACCCTATTTCGATGATCCCGCCTATGTTGATGCGCTCGCGCAATCCATTGAGCGCGCTTATGAGGCGGCGGAGAAAAAGCCGGATATCCTGATTTGTTCTTATCATGGCCTGCCAGAGCGCTACCTGAAAGAGGGGGGCGACCCCTATCATTGTCAGTGTCGCAAAACCACTCGACTGCTGAAGGAGCGCCTCTGCTGGGATGACACGCAGATCATGACGACGTTTCAATCGAAATTTGGTCCTGAAGAGTGGCTTCAACCCTACACCGTTGAAGAGGTCGCGCGTCAGGCCGAAGCTGGCAACAAACGTATCGCCGTGTGTGCACCCGCGTTTTCCGCCGATTGCATTGAGACACTCGAGGAAATCAACGAAGAGATCAAAGAAAGCTTTGAACACGCGGGCGGTGAGGATTTCCTCTACATCCCGTGCCTCAACGCCGAGCCTTTGCACATTAAGGCCCTTGTGGATCAAATCCGTAAAAATCTAAGCGGGTGGATCTAG